In a genomic window of Oreochromis aureus strain Israel breed Guangdong linkage group 13, ZZ_aureus, whole genome shotgun sequence:
- the cacul1 gene encoding CDK2-associated and cullin domain-containing protein 1, translating to MEAMEDDSLDVKDDHNHNYRASGSNKVRTYLSSQLSEISTVPQPVCATVPVGEAGTRQGKPWSGATGGSKLMDSDTGSESSEVSETDSTAPGAASEGKFALDSTSKFLLNAMAVEDYRKNHWPNLEKAVDRLLIQNPTDHISVSYAQIYSYVYKCVCQQHSELLYNDLTSKITGHLQQVSTHLQASPLENFIENFNVALTQYIASLQCIVPVFMYLNKFYIESKLNRDLREDLMKLFADHVAEKHVNTLMPLLIKARSMPFEVQPSTMASVVKGLYSLRPEWAQLAPDLFSGFIPQINPPAVESLLQDYAAHDQKLQMELSMNGFPRGDQSRKRASEDS from the exons ATGGAGGCTATGGAAGATGACAGTTTGGACGTAAAAGACGACCATAACCACAACTACCGCGCGAGCGGCAGTAATAAAGTCCGCACGTATCTTAGCAGCCAGCTGTCGGAGATATCGACGGTCCCGCAGCCCGTCTGTGCGACGGTGCCGGTTGGAGAAGCGGGTACTCGACAAGGGAAACCGTGGTCCGGTGCAACCGGTGGGTCAAAGTTAATGGACTCGGACACAGGCAGCGAGAGCAGCGAAGTCAGCGAGACTGACAGCACCGCTCCGGGAGCTGCTTCCGAGGGAAAATTCGCCCTCGACTCCACTTCCAAGTTCC TTCTGAATGCAATGGCAGTGGAGGACTACCGGAAAAACCACTGGCCAAACCTGGAGAAGGCAGTTGACCGTCTGCTGATTCAGAATCCCACAGACCACATCTCTGTTTCTTATGCACAGATATACAG TTATGTCTACAAGTGTGTTTGTCAGCAGCACTCTGAGCTGCTCTACAATGATCTGACATCAAAAATAACAGGTCACCTACAGCAGGTCTCCACCCATCTACAA GCTAGCCCACTCGAGAACTTCATTGAGAATTTCAACGTTGCACTGACACAATATATAGCTTCTCTTCAGTGTATAGTCCCTGTCTTTATGTACTTG AACAAGTTCTACATCGAGTCTAAACTGAACCGAGACCTCAGAGAGGATCTGATGAAGCTGTTCGCCGATCACGTCGCAGAAAAACACGTGAACACACTGATGC CTCTGCTCATTAAAGCTCGGTCCATGCCCTTTGAAGTGCAACCCTCAACAATGGCTAGTGTGGTTAAGGGCCTCTACAGCCTCCGACCAG AGTGGGCCCAGCTCGCCCCAGATCTCTTCTCCGGGTTTATCCCCCAGATTAACCCTCCTGCTGTGGAGTCTCTGCTGCAAGACTACGCTGCTCATGACCAGAAACTACAGATGGAGCTCTCCATGAACGGATTCCCACG AGGTGACCAGTCTCGCAAACGGGCCAGCGAGGACTCGTGA
- the sirt1 gene encoding NAD-dependent protein deacetylase sirtuin-1, translated as MQMSQLSERKAPAQRLCGLKMADGENSLKTAFSGASDTGEPHAKISKISPGTKYGLKAVEADQFSCVSAATESWEAALNCAQPAEKEAKPVMAVEQAPAALGGDNNGLEVLLSEPHKPVGKLDDTAVFGGTEDSPDFLGHDDLPSNGLAVTPEHITEDDDRSSHASSSDWTPQPQIGSYSFIQQHIRETDPRAILRDLLPETVLPPDLDDMTLWQIIINISEPPKRKKRKDINTLEDVVRLLHESKRILVLTGAGVSVSCGIPDFRSRDGIYARLAVDFPDLPDPQAMFDIEYFRRDPRPFFKFAKEIYPGQFEPSPCHRFISMLDKQRKLLRNYTQNIDTLEQVAGVQRIIQCHGSFATASCLVCKHKVDCEAIREDIFNQVVPHCPRCPDIPLAIMKPDIVFFGENLPEMFHRAMKQDKDEVDLLIVIGSSLKVRPVALIPNSIPHEVPQVLINREQLPHLNFDVELLGDCDVIINELCHRLGGDFEQLCYNTVRLTEITEKPPRLPEQPPSEALSASSDATQEEQKQHTTDSVNMPSEETESLNVTETADNNVTPLEPCPNAQCPTESTESPEKGAPKEEAAERKSQTSNLEFRRRCWMSRVNRTPISKRLEAGQYLFQPPNHYIFHGAEVYSDSEDETSSSCGSDSEDSECCAEGEEDDSEPEDPDIVPAVDGETCLKDIVQHTVATEATSSVQTDSNSEKTESTTHL; from the exons ATGCAAATGAGCCAGCTGTCCGAGAGGAAGGCTCCTGCTCAGCGGCTCTGCGGGCTGAAGATGGCGGACGGAGAGAACAGTCTGAAAACGGCCTTTTCGGGCGCCTCCGATACGGGGGAACCTCACGCTAAGATTTCGAAAATCAGTCCAGGGACTAAATATGGACTGAAAGCCGTCGAAGCGGACCAGTTCTCGTGCGTCTCCGCGGCAACTGAGAGCTGGGAGGCGGCGTTGAATTGTGCGCAGCCCGCGGAGAAGGAAGCGAAGCCGGTGATGGCGGTAGAACAGGCCCCGGCAGCGCTAGGCGGAGACAACAATGGACTGGAAGTATTGCTCTCCGAGCCTCACAAGCCAGTTGGGAAACTTGACGACACCGCTGTCTTTGGCGGAACCGAGGACAGTCCAG ATTTTCTTGGGCACGATGATCTTCCCTCCAACGGTTTGGCTGTCACTCCGGAGCACATCACTGAAGACGATGACAGGTCCTCACATGCAAGCTCCAGCGACTGGACTCCTCAACCGCAAATAG GTTCCTACAGTTTCATCCAGCAGCACATTAGAGAGACAGATCCAAGGGCCATCCTGAGGGATTTGCTGCCTGAGACTGTACTCCCACCAGATTTAGATGACATGACATTGTGGCAGATCATCATCAACATCTCAGAGCCTCCAAAAAGAAAGAAGCGGAAAGATATTAATACCTTAGAAGATGTGGTCAGGCTACTACATGAAAGTAAAAGGATCCTAGTGCTGACTGGTGCTGGG GTTTCAGTTTCATGTGGAATACCAGACTTCCGCTCCAGAGATGGAATTTATGCACGGCTTGCTGTAGATTTTCCAGATCTTCCAGATCCTCAAGCTATGTTTGACATTGAGTACTTCAGACGGGACCCTAGACCGTTTTTTAAGTTTGCTAAG gAGATTTACCCTGGGCAGTTTGAACCTTCTCCCTGTCATAGATTTATATCTATGCTAGATAAGCAAAGAAAGCTGCTGCGCAATTATACACAAAACATCGATACACTGGAACAAGTGGCTGGGGTTCAGCGGATTATCCAGTGTCACG GGTCATTTGCAACTGCATCCTGTCTCGTCTGTAAGCACAAAGTGGACTGTGAGGCTATAAGGGAAGACATCTTTAACCAG GTTGTCCCTCATTGTCCACGGTGTCCAGATATCCCCCTGGCAATCATGAAACCAGACATTGTCTTTTTTGGAGAGAACCTTCCAGAAATGTTTCACAGAGCCATGAAACAGGATAAAGATGAGGTGGATCTCTTGATCGTCATTGGCTCTTCGCTTAAAGTCCGACCGGTTGCCCTCATCCCAA ACTCCATTCCTCATGAAGTGCCTCAGGTCCTGATCAATCGGGAGCAGCTGCCTCATCTCAACTTTGACGTGGAGCTACTCGGGGACTGTGACGTCATTATCAATGAGCTCTGTCATCGATTGGGTGGAGACTTTGAGCAGCTCTGCTACAACACTGTAAGATTAACTGAgatcacagagaaaccccctcGGTTACCAGAACAGCCACCAAGTGAGGCCTTGTCTGCTTCGAGTGATGCGACTCAGGAGGAGCAGAAGCAGCACACTACAGACTCAGTAAATATGCCTTCGGAGGAGACAGAAAGTCTGAATGTCACAGAGACTGCTGATAATAATGTTACACCTCTAGAGCCTTGTCCAAATGCTCAGTGTCCAACGGAGAGCACTGAATCTCCAGAGAAAGGTGCGCCAAAAGAGGAGGCAGCCGAACGAAAGAGTCAAACCTCCAACCTTGAATTTCGTAGACGTTGCTGGATGAGTCGAGTTAACAGAACTCCAATCAGCAAACGCCTTGAGG CAGGCCAATACCTGTTTCAACCACCAAATCACTATATCTTCCACGGGGCAGAGGTTTATTCTGACTCTGAAGATGAGACGTCGAGCTCCTGCGGGAGTGACAGCGAGGACTCTGAATGCTGTGCTGAAGGGGAGGAAGATGACAGCGAGCCAGAGGATCCCGACATAGTACCAGCAGTGGATGGAGAAACATGCCTCAAAGACATAGTACAGCACACTGTAGCCACTGAGGCCACGTCAAGTGTGCAGACAGACAGTAATTCTGAAAAGACTGAGAGTACCACACacctttaa